A window from Streptomyces sp. NBC_00299 encodes these proteins:
- a CDS encoding SCO2584 family spore wall biosynthesis protein codes for MPEDVGGTPFPDGWEPDDDHDRGVSDEEFASVVFDEAFVRAAVVHEPTAVERLLAAAQARAEASEAEARRAHGRGERYDDGYGTDGRASFGHDPELDDLDDTDILEGRYGAPGTYGKRVRWHRPVAWMLALVMGIGMVALAFTAVYRGASSNDREQVPAPASTGLDQGSAAAPSASADHSQPAISATPRTP; via the coding sequence GTGCCGGAGGACGTGGGGGGCACGCCGTTCCCTGACGGCTGGGAGCCCGACGACGACCACGACCGCGGGGTGTCGGACGAAGAGTTCGCCTCCGTGGTCTTCGACGAGGCCTTCGTACGGGCGGCCGTGGTGCACGAGCCGACCGCCGTCGAGCGCCTTCTGGCCGCCGCCCAGGCGAGAGCGGAGGCCTCCGAGGCGGAGGCCCGCCGGGCACACGGCCGGGGCGAGCGGTACGACGACGGGTACGGCACCGACGGCCGCGCTTCTTTCGGCCATGATCCTGAGCTGGACGATCTGGATGACACGGACATCCTGGAAGGCCGCTACGGCGCCCCCGGGACGTACGGCAAGCGGGTCCGTTGGCACCGCCCCGTGGCCTGGATGCTCGCCCTCGTGATGGGCATCGGCATGGTCGCGCTGGCCTTCACGGCGGTCTACCGCGGAGCCTCGTCCAACGACCGGGAGCAGGTCCCGGCGCCCGCGTCGACCGGGCTGGACCAGGGCAGCGCAGCGGCTCCCTCCGCCTCCGCCGACCATTCCCAACCGGCCATCTCGGCGACCCCGCGCACGCCCTGA
- a CDS encoding polysaccharide pyruvyl transferase family protein, with the protein MPHDAHHVHRAKRLLLRSGKSPYDVVPIEEALHRDVIATNSGNLIFSDATHKILETPRTEVVSNGIRTDASAAGRINEEYDAFVVPLANAFRPSFEGQLKRLTRLITKLRIPVVVVGVGAQAGLGYNAARLKGIEPAVREFVSAVLDRSASIGVRGEFTEKYLKDLGFRDVEVIGCPSLFLYGKELTVTKREPVLGAGSRIAVNGSHSAVKSQGLDRVIARAHARYPYLRFIGQNLSDARQLHWRDLSDPNGMVTAMPTHPEHPMYREDKVRVYVDPVTWIDDLRTFDFSFGSRIHGNIAALLAGTPATVLCGDSRTLELCRYFDIPHRRIDKLTEGLDPAALYEEADFGALMSGHQERFERFTAFLDRNGLENTFTHGDGGAAFDERMKSLSFPAGIRPWNDADLTSLTTRFGWLQSRIAELATDNDRLRRDLARTAKGGAAVPTASVYRRARRVVGGPIRRALQSGR; encoded by the coding sequence GTGCCACACGATGCTCATCACGTTCACCGCGCGAAGCGGCTTCTTCTCCGCTCGGGCAAGAGCCCCTACGACGTCGTCCCCATCGAGGAGGCCCTCCATCGGGACGTCATCGCCACCAACTCCGGCAACCTGATCTTCAGCGACGCCACCCACAAGATCCTTGAGACTCCGCGCACCGAGGTCGTCTCGAACGGCATCCGCACCGATGCCTCGGCGGCGGGCCGGATCAACGAGGAGTACGACGCCTTCGTCGTCCCGCTCGCGAACGCGTTCCGTCCTTCGTTCGAGGGGCAACTGAAGCGGCTGACGCGGCTGATCACCAAGCTCCGGATTCCCGTGGTCGTGGTGGGGGTCGGTGCGCAGGCCGGGCTCGGCTACAACGCGGCACGGCTGAAGGGCATCGAGCCCGCGGTGCGCGAGTTCGTCTCCGCCGTGCTCGACCGCAGTGCCTCGATCGGGGTGCGCGGCGAGTTCACCGAGAAGTACCTCAAGGACCTGGGGTTCCGGGACGTCGAGGTCATCGGCTGCCCGTCGCTGTTCCTGTACGGCAAGGAGCTCACCGTCACCAAGCGGGAGCCGGTTCTCGGCGCCGGCTCCCGGATCGCGGTCAACGGCTCGCACAGCGCGGTGAAGTCGCAGGGCCTGGACCGGGTCATCGCCCGCGCCCACGCCCGCTACCCCTACCTGCGCTTCATCGGCCAGAACCTCAGCGACGCACGGCAGTTGCACTGGCGGGACCTGTCCGACCCGAACGGCATGGTGACCGCGATGCCGACGCATCCCGAGCACCCGATGTACCGGGAGGACAAGGTCCGCGTGTACGTCGACCCGGTCACCTGGATCGACGACCTGCGCACGTTCGACTTCTCGTTCGGCTCCCGCATCCACGGCAACATCGCCGCGCTGCTGGCGGGCACGCCGGCGACCGTGCTGTGCGGTGACTCGCGCACGCTCGAACTGTGCCGCTACTTCGACATCCCGCACCGCCGGATCGACAAGCTGACCGAGGGCCTGGACCCCGCGGCGCTGTACGAGGAGGCCGACTTCGGCGCCCTGATGAGCGGCCACCAGGAGCGGTTCGAGCGGTTCACGGCGTTCCTGGACAGGAACGGCCTGGAGAACACCTTCACGCACGGCGACGGCGGCGCCGCCTTCGACGAACGCATGAAGTCGCTGTCCTTCCCGGCGGGCATCCGCCCCTGGAACGACGCCGACCTGACCTCGCTCACCACCCGGTTCGGCTGGCTGCAGAGCCGTATCGCCGAACTCGCCACGGACAACGACCGGTTGCGGCGCGACCTGGCCCGTACCGCCAAGGGCGGCGCCGCGGTGCCGACGGCGTCCGTCTACCGCCGGGCCCGCCGCGTGGTGGGCGGCCCGATCCGCAGGGCGCTGCAGTCGGGACGGTAG
- the nadD gene encoding nicotinate-nucleotide adenylyltransferase, whose amino-acid sequence MGEQDMPTGPGNGPSNRAKRRLGVMGGTFDPIHHGHLVAASEVAAQFHLDEVVFVPTGQPWQKSDRHVSPAEDRYLMTVIATAENPQFSVSRIDIDRGGPTYTVDTLRDLRALNPDTDLFFITGADALDRILTWRDSEELFSLSHFIGVTRPGHHLNDPGLPEGGVSLVEVPALAISSTDCRARVAKGDPIWYLVPDGVVRYIDKRELYRGE is encoded by the coding sequence ATGGGAGAGCAGGACATGCCTACCGGCCCCGGAAACGGCCCGTCGAATCGCGCCAAGCGCCGGCTCGGCGTCATGGGTGGAACGTTTGACCCGATCCACCACGGCCACCTCGTCGCGGCCAGTGAGGTCGCAGCGCAGTTCCACCTCGACGAGGTCGTGTTCGTGCCCACCGGCCAGCCGTGGCAGAAGAGCGACCGGCACGTCTCCCCGGCCGAGGACCGCTATCTGATGACGGTCATCGCCACGGCCGAGAACCCGCAGTTCTCGGTCAGCCGCATCGACATCGACCGCGGCGGCCCGACGTACACCGTGGACACCCTGCGGGACCTGCGCGCGCTCAACCCCGACACGGACCTTTTCTTCATCACCGGCGCCGACGCCCTCGACCGGATCCTGACGTGGCGGGACTCGGAGGAGCTGTTCTCCCTCTCGCACTTCATCGGGGTCACCCGGCCCGGTCATCACCTCAACGATCCGGGGCTCCCGGAAGGCGGTGTCTCGTTGGTCGAGGTTCCCGCGCTGGCCATCTCGTCCACCGATTGCCGCGCGAGAGTCGCAAAGGGAGACCCCATCTGGTATCTGGTGCCGGACGGAGTCGTGCGCTACATCGACAAGCGCGAGCTGTACCGCGGCGAGTGA
- a CDS encoding glutamate-5-semialdehyde dehydrogenase — protein sequence MTTLSPYDSMSPVNRAAYRAKAAAADLAPLPRAEKDDALLAIADALEVRTSEIVEANAKDIAKAREAGTSEAIIDRLTLTPERVRAIASDVRDVVALPDPVGEVVRGSTLPNGIDLRQVRVPLGVVGIIYEARPNVTVDAAALCLKSGNAVLLRGSASAYESNSALVRVIRDAVGGAGLPADAVQLVPGESRESVRELMRARGLVDVLIPRGGASLIQTVVTESIVPVIETGTGNCHVYVDAHADLDMAVEILINSKAQRVSVCNSAETLLVHQDIAPEFLPRALDALAEAGVTVHADERVMAYGKDSKATLVEATAEDWETEYLSYDIAAAVVDSLDKAVEHIRLWTSGHTEAIVTTSQQAARRFTQLVDSTTVAVNASTRFTDGGQFGFGAEIGISTQKLHARGPMGLPELTSTKYIVTGDGHVRR from the coding sequence ATGACCACGCTTTCGCCGTACGACTCCATGTCCCCGGTCAACAGGGCCGCCTACCGCGCCAAGGCCGCCGCCGCCGACCTCGCCCCGCTGCCGCGGGCCGAGAAGGACGACGCGCTGCTCGCCATCGCGGACGCCCTGGAGGTCCGGACGAGCGAAATCGTCGAGGCCAACGCCAAGGACATCGCCAAGGCCCGCGAGGCCGGCACCAGCGAGGCGATCATCGACCGGCTGACGCTGACGCCGGAGCGCGTGCGGGCCATCGCCTCCGACGTGCGGGACGTCGTCGCGCTGCCCGACCCGGTCGGTGAGGTCGTCCGCGGCTCGACCCTCCCCAACGGCATCGACCTGCGTCAGGTCCGCGTCCCGCTGGGCGTCGTCGGGATCATCTACGAGGCCCGCCCGAACGTCACCGTCGACGCCGCCGCCCTCTGCCTGAAGTCCGGCAACGCCGTACTGCTGCGCGGCTCGGCCTCGGCGTACGAGTCGAACAGCGCACTCGTGCGGGTGATCCGCGACGCCGTGGGCGGGGCCGGGCTGCCCGCCGACGCCGTGCAGCTGGTGCCCGGCGAGAGCCGCGAGAGCGTACGGGAGCTGATGCGGGCCCGCGGGCTCGTCGACGTGCTGATCCCGCGCGGCGGCGCCTCGCTGATCCAGACGGTGGTCACCGAGTCCATCGTCCCGGTGATCGAGACCGGCACGGGCAACTGCCACGTCTACGTCGACGCCCACGCCGACCTCGACATGGCGGTCGAGATCCTGATCAACTCCAAGGCCCAGCGCGTCAGCGTCTGCAACTCCGCCGAGACCCTCCTCGTCCACCAGGACATCGCCCCCGAATTCCTGCCGCGTGCCCTGGACGCCCTCGCGGAGGCCGGGGTGACCGTGCACGCCGACGAGAGGGTGATGGCGTACGGCAAGGACTCCAAGGCGACCCTCGTCGAGGCGACCGCGGAGGACTGGGAGACCGAGTACCTGTCGTACGACATCGCCGCCGCCGTCGTGGACTCGCTGGACAAGGCCGTCGAGCACATCCGCCTGTGGACCTCCGGCCACACCGAGGCCATCGTCACCACCTCGCAGCAGGCCGCCCGCCGCTTCACCCAGCTGGTCGATTCCACGACGGTCGCGGTGAACGCGTCCACCCGCTTCACGGACGGCGGCCAGTTCGGCTTCGGCGCGGAGATCGGCATCTCCACGCAGAAACTGCACGCCCGCGGGCCGATGGGGCTGCCCGAGCTGACCAGCACGAAGTACATCGTCACCGGCGACGGGCACGTACGGCGCTGA
- the proB gene encoding glutamate 5-kinase has product MAGARQGVREARRIVVKVGSSSLTTASGGLDADRVDALVDVLAKSRSGGEREVVLVSSGAIAAGLAPLGLRRRPKDLARQQAAASVGQGLLVARYTASFARHGVRVGQVLLTSDDMSRRAHHRNASRTLDKLLAMGAFPIVNENDTVATDEIRFGDNDRLAALVAHLVRADLLVLLSDVDGVYDGDPSKPGTSRIAQVHGPEDLAQVEIGSAGRAGVGTGGMVTKVEAARIAAAAGIPVVLTSAIHAAEALHGGDTGTYFHATGKRSADRLLWLQHASTPQGSLTLDDGAVRAVVERRMSLLPAGIAAVEGEFSAGDPVELRNSAGRAVARGLVNFDAKEMPQLLGRSTRELARELGAEYEREVVHRDDLVILEP; this is encoded by the coding sequence GTGGCAGGGGCAAGGCAGGGTGTGCGCGAGGCCCGCAGGATCGTCGTCAAGGTGGGGTCGTCGTCGCTGACCACCGCGTCCGGCGGTCTGGACGCCGACCGCGTCGACGCGCTCGTCGACGTCCTCGCGAAGAGCCGTAGCGGCGGGGAGAGGGAGGTCGTCCTCGTCTCCTCCGGCGCCATCGCCGCCGGTCTCGCCCCGCTGGGCCTGCGTCGCCGCCCCAAGGACCTGGCCCGCCAGCAGGCCGCCGCCAGCGTCGGCCAGGGCCTTCTCGTCGCCCGCTACACCGCCTCCTTCGCCCGCCACGGCGTCCGCGTCGGCCAGGTCCTGCTGACCAGCGACGACATGAGCCGCCGCGCGCACCACCGCAACGCCTCCCGCACCCTCGACAAGCTCCTGGCGATGGGCGCGTTCCCGATCGTCAACGAGAACGACACCGTTGCCACGGACGAGATCCGCTTCGGTGACAACGACCGGCTCGCGGCGCTCGTGGCCCATCTGGTGCGGGCCGACCTGCTGGTGCTGCTGTCCGACGTGGACGGCGTGTACGACGGCGACCCCAGCAAGCCCGGGACCTCGCGGATAGCTCAGGTGCACGGTCCGGAGGACCTGGCGCAGGTGGAGATCGGCAGCGCGGGCCGGGCCGGGGTCGGCACCGGCGGCATGGTCACCAAGGTCGAGGCCGCCCGGATCGCGGCCGCCGCGGGCATCCCCGTCGTCCTCACCAGCGCGATCCACGCCGCCGAGGCGCTGCACGGCGGCGACACCGGCACCTACTTCCACGCCACCGGCAAGCGCTCCGCCGACCGGCTGCTGTGGCTCCAGCACGCCTCCACCCCGCAGGGTTCGCTGACCCTGGACGACGGCGCGGTACGGGCGGTCGTCGAACGCCGGATGTCCCTGCTGCCGGCCGGGATCGCCGCCGTCGAGGGCGAGTTCAGCGCGGGCGACCCGGTCGAGCTGCGCAACAGCGCGGGGCGCGCGGTGGCACGCGGGCTCGTCAACTTCGACGCCAAGGAGATGCCGCAACTGCTCGGGCGGTCGACGCGGGAGCTGGCGCGGGAGCTGGGGGCGGAGTACGAGCGGGAGGTCGTGCACCGGGACGATCTGGTGATCCTGGAGCCGTAG
- the rsfS gene encoding ribosome silencing factor, with product MTATDRSLELVNTAAQAAADKLAHDIIAYDVSDVLSITDAFLLASAPNDRQVKSIVDEIEERLQKELGVKPVRREGDREARWVLLDYVDIVVHVQHSEERVFYALERLWKDCPELELPEDAKATRGKAAEHAKHQAAEEAAELGGEWR from the coding sequence GTGACCGCTACCGACCGTTCCCTCGAGCTCGTCAACACCGCCGCCCAGGCAGCCGCCGACAAGCTCGCGCACGACATCATCGCCTACGACGTCAGCGACGTGCTGTCGATCACGGACGCCTTCCTGCTGGCCTCCGCGCCCAACGACCGCCAGGTCAAGTCGATCGTCGACGAGATCGAGGAGCGGCTCCAGAAGGAGCTCGGCGTCAAGCCGGTGCGCCGCGAGGGCGACCGCGAAGCCCGCTGGGTGCTGCTCGACTACGTCGACATCGTCGTCCACGTCCAGCACAGCGAGGAGCGCGTCTTCTACGCCCTGGAGCGGCTGTGGAAGGACTGCCCCGAGCTGGAGCTGCCCGAGGACGCCAAGGCCACCCGCGGCAAGGCCGCCGAGCACGCGAAGCACCAGGCCGCCGAGGAGGCGGCCGAGCTGGGCGGTGAGTGGCGATGA
- a CDS encoding LCP family protein, which translates to MNDRYDAGSAGYEADQYELVGYDEYGQPVYRQVPPQQQQPQQQYDPYAQQGYGYDPYATGRQQPVPPYDPYGSGDTGQQPTTPAYDPYGTGTHQQHGGGPSAPYDPYGRTATSGQQQRVAEQTAYIPQQAGPVEEPVAQGRGDADYHTEQFAFVEEPDQDSEDVIDWLKFTENRTERREEARRRARARVIALVVVLAIAAAGGVGYLWYAGKLPGLSASDDKTDTATPVGAQKRDVIVVHLHNTKSGGTSTALLVDNATTQQGTTVLMPNSLALSGDDGSTTTLAKSVDDDGSSGTRDAIDTVLGTEIQGTWRLDTPYLQNLVDLVGNIEVDTDADVPDPDAKSKGAAPLVRKGKAQTLSGKTAVAYATYQGSGEAQNAQLERFGQVMQAVLRKLTSDTQGATTTVQTLGMIIEPPLTDKDLGAFLAKLADLAKGGDYKTAMLPVQTDGTLSAQASASVVKDVLGGTAKSPSKDAAVRVSVRNASGVKDNTNAARVVLLNGGFTFLEGGTGSTAATSEVVYADAADKDHATEVAKTLGLSSGAVSKGEVAGNANVSVVLGQDYKPSSS; encoded by the coding sequence GTGAACGACCGATACGACGCGGGGAGCGCGGGATACGAGGCCGACCAGTACGAACTGGTCGGCTACGACGAGTACGGGCAGCCGGTGTACCGACAGGTCCCGCCACAGCAACAGCAGCCCCAGCAGCAGTACGACCCTTACGCGCAGCAGGGCTACGGCTACGACCCGTACGCGACCGGCCGGCAGCAGCCGGTACCGCCGTACGACCCCTACGGGTCCGGCGACACCGGTCAGCAGCCGACCACGCCCGCCTACGACCCGTACGGCACCGGCACGCACCAGCAGCACGGCGGTGGGCCCTCGGCGCCGTATGACCCGTACGGCCGTACCGCGACCAGCGGTCAGCAGCAGCGGGTTGCCGAGCAGACCGCCTACATCCCGCAGCAGGCCGGGCCGGTCGAGGAACCGGTGGCCCAGGGCCGCGGTGACGCGGATTACCACACCGAACAGTTCGCCTTCGTCGAGGAGCCCGACCAGGACTCCGAGGACGTCATCGACTGGCTGAAGTTCACCGAGAACCGCACCGAGCGCCGCGAGGAGGCCAGGCGACGGGCACGCGCGCGTGTCATCGCCCTGGTGGTCGTCCTCGCGATCGCCGCGGCCGGCGGTGTCGGCTACCTCTGGTACGCCGGGAAGCTGCCCGGCCTCTCGGCGTCGGACGACAAGACCGACACCGCGACGCCCGTGGGCGCGCAGAAGCGTGACGTGATCGTCGTCCATCTGCACAACACCAAGAGCGGCGGCACCTCCACGGCGCTGCTCGTCGACAACGCCACCACCCAGCAGGGCACCACCGTCCTGATGCCCAACTCCCTCGCCCTGAGCGGCGACGACGGCAGTACGACGACCCTGGCCAAGTCGGTCGACGACGACGGCTCCTCCGGGACGCGCGACGCCATCGACACCGTCCTCGGCACCGAGATCCAGGGCACTTGGCGGCTGGACACCCCGTATCTGCAGAACCTCGTCGACCTGGTCGGCAACATCGAGGTCGACACCGACGCCGACGTGCCCGACCCGGACGCCAAGTCCAAGGGCGCGGCGCCCCTCGTCCGCAAGGGCAAGGCGCAGACCCTCAGCGGCAAGACAGCCGTCGCCTACGCCACCTACCAGGGCTCCGGCGAGGCGCAGAACGCCCAGCTGGAGCGGTTCGGGCAGGTCATGCAGGCCGTGCTGCGCAAGCTGACCTCGGACACGCAGGGCGCGACCACCACCGTGCAGACGCTCGGGATGATCATCGAGCCGCCGCTGACCGACAAGGACCTCGGCGCCTTCCTCGCCAAGCTCGCCGACCTCGCCAAGGGCGGCGACTACAAGACGGCCATGCTGCCCGTCCAGACCGACGGGACACTGAGCGCACAGGCGAGCGCGAGCGTCGTCAAGGACGTCCTCGGCGGTACCGCCAAGAGCCCCAGCAAGGACGCCGCGGTCCGCGTGTCCGTCCGCAACGCCAGCGGGGTCAAGGACAACACCAACGCGGCCCGCGTGGTGCTGCTCAACGGCGGCTTCACCTTCCTGGAGGGCGGCACCGGGTCCACCGCGGCCACGTCCGAGGTCGTCTACGCCGACGCCGCCGACAAGGACCACGCCACCGAGGTCGCCAAGACCCTGGGGCTGTCCTCCGGAGCGGTCAGCAAGGGCGAGGTGGCCGGGAACGCGAACGTCTCCGTGGTCCTCGGCCAGGACTACAAGCCGTCGTCCTCCTAG
- a CDS encoding glycosyltransferase family 2 protein, producing the protein MTVTQPDVTVIIGAYEAMPYLVECLASVEAQTIGPGRIEVIAVDDGSTDGTGECLEEFADRAAMPVTVIRQENSGGPSGPRNVGLGKATGRYVFFLDADDRLGPEALERMVAMADRNGTDVVLGRIEGVNRTAPKSMWGKTLDRTDVFSSNIKFTLSAQKLFRRDLLTRHNMRFDESLWTGEDALFTMEAYLRADGVSVVADHTCYYLVGRDDGKHVTKSGGYKLRFDSARALMNLIAEHVPAGPRRDQLMLRPFLITLLPQFGPKYAKDSEKVRQHKLELAKPLMDAHWTPGIAGRLKVHERLRLHLVAEQRPELLLPVVEFVKAKKQAAALLEKKGRRVYLAYPHFRDAAAGIPDSVYLAEPREARAFPGYREGGLDSFLRRAVRKARRVLRSSGGATPGGRAAAV; encoded by the coding sequence GTGACCGTCACGCAGCCTGATGTGACTGTGATCATCGGGGCGTACGAAGCGATGCCGTACCTGGTCGAGTGCCTGGCTTCGGTCGAGGCGCAGACCATCGGCCCGGGGCGCATCGAGGTCATCGCCGTCGACGACGGTTCGACGGACGGCACGGGGGAGTGCCTGGAGGAGTTCGCCGACCGGGCGGCGATGCCGGTCACGGTGATCCGGCAGGAGAACTCGGGCGGCCCGAGCGGCCCGCGCAACGTCGGTCTGGGGAAGGCCACGGGGCGGTACGTCTTCTTCCTGGACGCCGACGACCGGCTGGGTCCCGAGGCGCTGGAGCGCATGGTCGCGATGGCCGACAGGAACGGCACGGATGTGGTGCTCGGCCGCATCGAGGGGGTCAACCGCACCGCGCCCAAGTCGATGTGGGGCAAGACGCTGGACCGTACCGACGTCTTCTCCTCGAACATCAAGTTCACGCTGAGCGCGCAGAAGCTGTTCCGCCGCGACCTGCTGACCAGGCACAACATGCGTTTCGACGAGTCCCTGTGGACCGGCGAGGACGCGCTGTTCACGATGGAGGCCTATCTGCGGGCGGACGGCGTCTCCGTGGTCGCCGACCACACCTGCTACTACCTGGTGGGCCGCGACGACGGCAAGCACGTGACCAAGAGCGGCGGCTACAAGCTGCGCTTCGACTCCGCGCGGGCTCTGATGAACCTGATCGCCGAGCACGTCCCGGCGGGCCCGCGGCGCGACCAGCTCATGCTCCGCCCCTTCCTCATCACCCTGCTGCCGCAGTTCGGACCCAAGTACGCCAAGGACAGCGAGAAGGTCCGGCAGCACAAGCTCGAACTGGCGAAGCCACTCATGGACGCCCACTGGACCCCCGGCATCGCCGGCCGGCTCAAGGTCCACGAGCGGCTGCGGCTGCACCTGGTCGCCGAGCAGCGCCCCGAACTCCTGCTGCCCGTCGTGGAGTTCGTCAAGGCCAAGAAGCAGGCGGCGGCCCTCCTGGAGAAGAAGGGCCGCCGGGTCTACCTCGCCTACCCGCACTTCCGGGACGCCGCCGCCGGAATCCCCGACTCCGTGTACCTCGCCGAACCGCGCGAGGCCCGTGCCTTCCCCGGCTACCGGGAGGGCGGCTTGGACTCGTTCCTGCGGCGGGCGGTGCGCAAGGCGCGCCGGGTGCTGAGGTCCTCCGGCGGGGCTACGCCGGGTGGGCGGGCCGCTGCGGTGTGA
- a CDS encoding SCO2583 family membrane protein, with translation MGGPGDPPEGTPEGGPGGGEDEYRSVVFDESFVRAARLQEFSAQERIADHAPAVRRRAPMRRGLSRQALVLVLLIAVAFGTAIYMGVRHPYQTPANSGPPAEPLRMTVIPLAPEGKVPGGSDAENLYAHSPAAQFRLGAEGIPLPAARRTAHFSDSQVTNALSIAKDYIVRSSLYPEVLTGEQIRPVRVLLDPDQLDQFDQSFRQPAADGRHAPTGWLVRFDPSQAELADRKIRVQGTLQAAETDSSTLEVTADHTFVYALRAVQAGAGEKAAEASLFTVRRELHFRFDREDLRLHQAQLVVSYVQAGPLSCAEDSTNRLHPLLAGQTAKEGGPAGTDPYATGGATALCGSLATGSQPKV, from the coding sequence ATGGGAGGGCCAGGAGACCCACCTGAGGGGACACCCGAGGGCGGCCCCGGAGGTGGCGAGGACGAGTACCGATCCGTCGTCTTCGACGAGTCGTTCGTCCGTGCTGCCCGCCTCCAGGAGTTCTCCGCACAGGAGCGGATCGCCGACCACGCCCCCGCCGTGCGCCGCCGTGCACCAATGCGGCGCGGCCTGTCCCGGCAGGCACTGGTCCTGGTCCTGTTGATCGCCGTGGCCTTCGGGACCGCGATCTACATGGGTGTACGGCACCCCTACCAGACCCCGGCGAACTCCGGGCCGCCCGCCGAGCCGCTGCGCATGACCGTCATCCCGCTCGCCCCGGAGGGCAAGGTGCCCGGGGGGAGCGACGCGGAGAACCTGTACGCGCACAGCCCCGCCGCTCAGTTCCGGCTCGGTGCGGAGGGCATACCGCTGCCGGCCGCCCGCCGTACCGCGCACTTCTCGGACAGCCAGGTGACGAATGCGCTGAGCATCGCCAAGGACTACATCGTGCGGTCCTCGCTGTATCCCGAGGTGCTCACCGGTGAGCAGATCCGTCCGGTCCGGGTGCTGCTCGATCCCGATCAGCTGGACCAGTTCGACCAGAGCTTCAGGCAGCCTGCCGCGGACGGGCGGCATGCGCCGACCGGGTGGCTGGTGCGCTTCGACCCCTCCCAGGCCGAGCTGGCGGACCGCAAGATCCGGGTGCAGGGGACGCTGCAGGCGGCGGAGACGGACTCGTCCACGCTTGAGGTCACGGCCGATCACACGTTCGTGTACGCGCTGCGGGCGGTGCAGGCGGGGGCCGGGGAGAAGGCGGCCGAGGCCTCGCTGTTCACCGTGCGGCGGGAGCTGCACTTCCGGTTCGACCGGGAGGACCTGCGGCTGCATCAGGCCCAGCTGGTCGTGTCCTACGTGCAGGCGGGGCCGCTGTCGTGCGCCGAGGACTCCACGAACCGGCTGCATCCGCTGCTGGCCGGGCAGACGGCGAAGGAGGGCGGCCCTGCGGGGACCGACCCCTATGCCACGGGTGGGGCGACGGCGCTGTGTGGGTCGCTGGCTACGGGGTCCCAGCCGAAGGTCTGA
- a CDS encoding M48 family metallopeptidase gives MSEGHEHTGHENVPSRQRRRFPGISSRAYEHPADRSALVALRKLSGFDTVFKALSGLLPERSLRLLFLSDSVRVSDQQFAHLNDMLRDACYILDLEKVPPMYVNQDPVPNAMCIGLDEPIIVVTTGLVELLDEEEMRAVVGHEVGHALSGHSVYRTILLFLTTLAVRVAWIPLGNIAIMAIVTALREWFRKSELSADRAGLLVGQDLQSSMRGLMKLAGGHHLHEMNVDAFLKQAEEYEAGGDLRDSVLKILNVLPRSHPFTTVRAAELKKWAESRDYQRIMDGHYPRRDEDKDASVTDSFRESASHYATHVKSSKDPLMKLVTDIAGGAGDLGGRVRRGFGGFTSAPPKDEPGRDDTGEGGTGENGTANS, from the coding sequence ATGTCCGAAGGCCACGAGCACACCGGGCACGAGAACGTACCGAGCAGGCAGCGCAGGCGTTTCCCGGGGATCTCCTCGCGTGCGTACGAACACCCGGCGGACCGTTCGGCCCTGGTGGCCCTGCGCAAGCTCAGCGGCTTCGACACGGTCTTCAAGGCGCTGAGCGGCCTGCTCCCCGAGCGCAGTCTGCGGCTGCTCTTCCTGTCCGACTCGGTGCGGGTCTCGGACCAGCAGTTCGCACACCTCAACGACATGCTGCGGGACGCCTGTTACATCCTGGACCTGGAGAAGGTCCCGCCGATGTACGTCAACCAGGACCCGGTGCCGAACGCGATGTGCATCGGCCTGGACGAGCCGATCATCGTGGTCACGACGGGCCTCGTCGAGCTGCTCGACGAGGAGGAGATGCGGGCGGTCGTCGGCCACGAGGTGGGCCATGCCCTCTCCGGCCACTCGGTCTACCGCACGATCCTCCTCTTCCTCACCACCCTGGCCGTCCGAGTCGCCTGGATCCCGCTGGGCAACATCGCGATCATGGCGATCGTGACGGCCCTGCGCGAGTGGTTCCGCAAGTCGGAGCTCTCCGCCGACCGTGCCGGCCTGCTCGTCGGCCAGGACCTCCAGTCCTCGATGCGCGGCCTGATGAAGCTCGCGGGCGGCCACCATCTGCACGAGATGAACGTGGACGCGTTCCTGAAGCAGGCCGAGGAGTACGAGGCGGGCGGCGACCTGCGCGACTCGGTCCTGAAGATCCTGAACGTCCTGCCCCGCTCCCACCCCTTCACCACGGTCCGCGCGGCCGAGCTGAAGAAGTGGGCCGAGTCCCGCGACTACCAGCGGATCATGGACGGCCACTACCCGCGCCGCGACGAGGACAAGGATGCCTCGGTCACCGACTCCTTCCGCGAGTCCGCCTCCCACTACGCCACCCACGTGAAGTCCTCCAAGGACCCCCTGATGAAGCTGGTCACGGACATAGCGGGCGGCGCCGGCGACCTGGGCGGCCGCGTACGCCGAGGCTTCGGCGGCTTCACCAGCGCGCCCCCGAAGGACGAGCCGGGGCGCGACGACACGGGCGAGGGCGGCACGGGCGAGAACGGCACAGCCAACAGCTGA